In Pan troglodytes isolate AG18354 chromosome 5, NHGRI_mPanTro3-v2.0_pri, whole genome shotgun sequence, the sequence ccagctactggggaggctgaggcaggagaatcccttgaactcggggggcagaggttgtggtgagccgagatcatgccattgcactccagcctgggcaatgagagtgaaactgcatctcaaaaaaaagaaaaaaattgataacatGGCACTTTCCCTCTCCAGCTGTGAACTCTTTTGAGGGTTGGGAATGTCTTTACCTGTATTCTTGGCACATAGTATATGGACTTATGTTTGTGAAATCAGTGAATTGGCTGTAGTCAGGGAACTCCTCCTGGGGGAAGTGAGACTTGCACGAAGCTGGGCAATTCTTGGTCCAGGGGGGTTGAAAGAATAGGTGGGGGACTCCCAAGAGGGGCTGGGACCTGAAAGTGAACCCAGATTGGCAGGGAGGTGACCTTATCATGCCACCTGGAGAGGCTGCCCCTTCTGACTCAGGTGGGACTTGCATGTGGCTCCCAGGCTTCTGTTTGGCTTCCTCAAAATAGCTTCCAGAAAAGTGAATAAACCACAAATGGTTGATTTATTTCTCACTCTCAGCCTGTCTCTCACGAAGACAGAGCCTATTGACCAAAAACTTGAGGATCTGCATCTGGGCAGATCCCAGGAAGGGGAAGTCAAAGGGCCCAGGTCAGAGGCCCAAGTTCAGACTTCAGCAGCAGACTAGGGTCAGACTTTACCAAAGTCAGAACTCGAGGTTCATGTAAGTCCTTAGATCCCGCTCCCAAGCCctgtctttctcctccctccttctctcctccctccagctCAGTGTGGCCACCCGAGGGGGTCTCTCCCTCCCAGCCACAGCTCGGGTATCCCAAGCTGGGAAATGTGTCACTCGGGGCTGGGGTGCTGATCTGTAGCCTAGTCCTTCCTGGTCCCTCTTGAGGACAGTGGGGATGGGATTGGCACGGCCCTCACCCCGGGGTCCCAGCCCCATTCCTGGCTCCCAGCCCCCCCTCAGCAGCAGTTTGAAGCCCGGGCTGGAGATGGGCACCCCAAGTGGaaggttgggaggctgaggacccTGCGACAGTGACAGCAGGTGAGCAGTGGATGTGCGGTGGTTGGAATCTTGGAAGTGGGTGTCACAGTTCTCGCAGTACTGGAGGGAGGGAGTAGGAGACctgcagagaaagaagaaaaagcattaagggcaggggaaggaaaaggggaagagtTGAGGCCTCAGAGGGGGCTGGCAGGGTAGGATAGGatcttttcagcttttctgctaaGGAACAAATTGccagctaggcatagtggctcacgcctgtaatcccaacactttgggaggcagaggcgggcagatggctttgagctcaggagtttgagaccagcctgggcaaaatggcaacacctgctttttttttttttttttgagatggagtcttgctctgctgcccaggctggagtgcagtggcatgatcttggctcactgcaacttccaccttagcgattctcctgcctcagcctcccaagtagccgggattacaggcacatgccaccatgtcccgGCAAAGCCtgctttctacaaaaaatatgcttgagcccaggaagcggaggttgcagtgagctgaaatcacaccactgcacaccagctgggcgacagagtgagatgagtgagactttgtctcaaaaaaaaaaaaaaaaaaaagggacaaattGCCTTCCTTCCTACTTAACAGTGAGGGATCCAGGCTGGTCCAAAGGTGGTGGTGAGTTATCTGAATTAATTGTTCACTCAGTTACAGATCAAACTCCTTACTCCACTTTTCCCCtccttctcactactgcacttgacttgtcttaaaaacaaatttctttaaaCCATTGTGGGATCCAGAGCAGaatagttgaaagaaaaaaatggttaccAGACCTAGCAAACTCTTGGGCAAGGGGAGGGACATTAGTCATAATGACTATAGCTAACATTCATGTATTGCATACTATGCGGCATGCACTATTctagcattttacatatattaacccATTGAATCCTAACAACAATTCTTACTACCCCCATTTctaagatgagaaaactggaacATGTAGACATTAGGTTGTTTGCCCAAGTAAGTGGAATCAGGCTTTAAATCCAGGGAGCTCATGTTCATAACCACTTGACTATACTACCCTGTCAACCTACACATGAGGATAAAGAAAGAACTCTTCAGCACTGTGCTGGGGCGTCTGGTGTGGTGTGGCTGGGAGAGGCAGAACACAATGAGACATGGGTCTGAGCTAAAGTTTCCCCTCACCGGTTTTCCGGGCTCCTTGTCTCTCCATGGCTCTCCCTGACCATGCGGGCTACCTCAGGGAAGCCAGCTTCTTCAGCGAGCTGAGCCGCATCCCTGCCACTCAGCTCACAGACCCCCACCCAGGCAGCCCCACGGCCCAGGAGATAGCTCACAGCTGCCCCCTGGCCCGCT encodes:
- the GPANK1 gene encoding G patch domain and ankyrin repeat-containing protein 1 isoform X1: MSRPLLITFTPATDPSDLWKDGQQQPQPEKPESTLDGAAARAFYEALIGDESSAPDSQKSQTEPARERKRKKRRIMKAPAAEAVAEGASGRHGQGRSLEAEDKMTHQILRAAQEGDLAELRRLLEPHEAGGAGGNINARDAFWWTPLMCAARAGQGAAVSYLLGRGAAWVGVCELSGRDAAQLAEEAGFPEVARMVRESHGETRSPENRSPTPSLQYCENCDTHFQDSNHRTSTAHLLSLSQGPQPPNLPLGVPISSPGFKLLLRGGWEPGMGLGPRGEGRANPIPTVLKRDQEGLGYRSAPQPRVTHFPAWDTRAVAGRERPPRVATLSWREERRREEKDRAWERDLRTYMNLEF
- the GPANK1 gene encoding G patch domain and ankyrin repeat-containing protein 1 isoform X2, giving the protein MRGEVSEAVVATGSPRAWLTCLILPLPGIIFSVLPKAMSRPLLITFTPATDPSDLWKDGQQQPQPEKPESTLDGAAARAFYEALIGDESSAPDSQKSQTEPARERKRKKRRIMKAPAAEAVAEGASGRHGQGRSLEAEDKMTHQILRAAQEGDLAELRRLLEPHEAGGAGGNINARDAFWWTPLMCAARAGQGAAVSYLLGRGAAWVGVCELSGRDAAQLAEEAGFPEVARMVRESHGETRSPENRSPTPSLQYCENCDTHFQDSNHRTSTAHLLSLSQGPQPPNLPLGVPISSPGFKLLLRGGWEPGMGLGPRGEGRANPIPTVLKRDQEGLGYRSAPQPRVTHFPAWDTRAVAGRERPPRVATLSWREERRREEKDRAWERDLRTYMNLEF